In Colletotrichum destructivum chromosome 8, complete sequence, the following proteins share a genomic window:
- a CDS encoding Putative PHAF1/Protein broad-minded, producing MPRLSVVTAEASHEPLCRTRGQQSNTTCALRCLYCCLSEFPPSTPSISNPFTENIAHALDRNVAHFHPLQRAKEFLRRRCPEHLADPALSSDHVLPIMSLFTAQLHPGRALGFLVLGASLHDVLTRLKAEPQRFPQLDLAYSREQPVEQPVTLSLPANGIRLRFDGPEQRLRLIEIVDFTKNHVTFKDRDLVKPANSQGPPSSPVPGESSSGPTFRQIYHRLLGPTYGGEFIPPTPDAPDNLGNYILSYPGVAFTFRLAESAYSPNKDVVSLLSSAASQVPTSMAVFSGDSWAQARENLWTEILPSVKTVPVLPRGKDVVPDEISLVKVHGGGKLQLFRKWTNSSVWIILGETSPQELIAELGPPNATYRKNDQRMTIHKLRTASHSRARSNGADLHRPDDLTDTDQSSANTGSDDSNDEAIEEDIAGNVSGECFYNYFYLGFDVLVSTPSPPSRPPPAQHESHLPPSRPIKSESPDRLVATKLVLHGNVPGSYEFNRHRRCRWEISYLDDGPPGTAANSETKFTEIKDRLNERWNSAYPDGDTKAPQRGMVLNRGWGDSPGSSCEFLGGWEDSGAKRLDGSDDSTTTLFGFPGLVFEVLKNDHVNTVTVF from the exons ATGCCCCGCTTGTCCGTTGTCACTGCTGAAGCATCACATGAACCCCTCTGCCGGACCCGTGGACAACAATCAAACACAACTTGCGCTCTTCGCTGCCTCTACTGCTGTCTCTCGGAGTTTCCTCCTTCAACCCCATCCATATCTAACCCCTTCACAGAGAACATCGCACACGCACTCGATAGAAACGTTGCACACTTCCATCCACTCCAACGTGCAAAGGAGTTCCTGCGACGACGCTGCCCGGAACACCTTGCGGACCCCGCGCTGAGCTCCGATCACGTTCTGCCGATCATGTCGCTTTTCACTGCACAACTGCACCCAGGGCGAGCTCTGGGATTTCTCG TTCTCGGAGCGTCCTTGCATGATGTCTTGACACGACTGAAGGCCGAGCCGCAACGCTTTCCGCAACTCGACCTCGCCTACTCCCGCGAACAGCCCGTCGAGCAACCCGTCACCCTGAGCCTCCCCGCGAATGGCATACGCCTACGGTTCGACGGCCCAGAGCAACGTCTGCGACTAATAGAGATTGTCGACTTCACAAAAAACCACGTCACGTTTAAGGACCGCGACCTTGTGAAGCCCGCCAACTCCCAGGGgccaccatcgtcgcctgTCCCCGGAGAGTCCAGCTCCGGCCCAACCTTCCGACAGATCTACCACAGGCTGCTCGGGCCAACGTACGGCGGAGAGTTTATCCCGCCAACACCCGATGCCCCCGACAACCTGGGTAACTACATACTTTCCTACCCCGGCGTTGCCTTTACCTTCCGACTGGCTGAATCAGCATACTCCCCCAACAAGGACGTCGTGTCGCTGCTGTCTTCAGCGGCGAGCCAAGTGCCCACATCCATGGCGGTTTTCAGCGGCGATTCATGGGCACAAGCGCGAGAGAACCTTTGGACTGAGATTCTTCCCAGTGTCAAGACGGTACCTGTTCTTCCAAGAGGGAAGGACGTGGTTCCCGACGAGATATCGCTGGTCAAGGTCCACGGGGGTGGAAAGCTCCAACTCTTTCGCAAGTGGACCAACTCTTCCGTCTGGATCATCCTGGGAGAGACTAGCCCACAAGAGTTGATTGCGGAGCTCGGCCCCCCCAACGCTACATATCGGAAGAACGACCAGAGGATGACAATACACAAGCTTCGGACGGCCAGCCATAGTAGAGCTCGGTCAAACGGCGCTGATCTACATCGGCCAGACGACCTGACTGATACCGACCAGTCGTCTGCGAACACCGGCTCAGACGATTCCAACGACGAAGCAATCGAGGAGGACATTGCTGGAAACGTTTCGGGCGAATGCTTCTACAATTACTTCTACTTGGGCTTTGATGTATTGGTGTCAACGCCTTCGCCACCGTCGagaccaccgccggcgcAGCATGAATCCCATTTACCGCCCAGCAGGCCCATCAAGTCGGAGTCTCCTGACCGCCTGGTTGCTACGAAGCTGGTTCTTCATGGAAACGTGCCTGGCTCGTACGAGTTCAACAGacaccgccgctgccgttggGAGATCAGCTATCTTGATGATGGCCCTCCTGGCACGGCGGCAAACTCGGAGACAAAATTCACCGAGATTAAGGATAGACTGAACGAACGGTGGAACAGCGCGTACCCTGATGGCGACACCAAAGCGCCACAAAGAGGCATGGTACTCAATCGGGGCTGGGGGGACAGTCCTGGCAGTAGCTGCGAGTTCCTCGGGGGCTGGGAAGACAGCGGCGCCAAGAGGCTTGATGGCAGCGATGATTCAACCACCACTCTGTTTGGGTTCCCCGGTCTCGTGTTTGAGGTACTCAAGAACGATCATGTCAACACGGTGACTGTGTTTTAG
- a CDS encoding Putative maintenance of telomere capping protein gives MTEKDAAQQRAVLTRKLSPHSMPGDRGSSRGSYETGESSATGSILHDTTLLPSPDEPNGRRPLSSSPRDAEDTNGYHGKDTRKQRAQRHRSNGAFLLQDAIRHEDDSDRDQAPRLRHVRNLPPSRRTNDHMRTSDKSGSSAGREAGLGLAGLDSPAGQDGDVSPTQPTHNLTVRKRDAPNGRPLSGTNFTPAANTLLDIDSAQIVNMALNLSESRRQVSRRIAPPQAVPTLAQLPDGTTGANLKSHLQQQRRISRTRSPGPDKALTPRLPSTGVLSSPLQATFDMSREGTFRNHFTASTLARAQKAKEHLELMAQYRRFLELVPPIQPHHHQSRPTTASPPTSSGGVARVSTYGSSDGTVRLGRPYNPLQYIRNRKVRARERKAIDGEGQGFGDIMKVADWVDEVAKWAATGQTGVDGCTLPPFADADASENALQLAANANKPRRPRLDWIVDAADLLADAYWLEQDHHKQLIEDRHWRRIFPQNVDLHRPLSRQNDEHGSESGRTSVHRESEELGPALDPRTSNPKLVKSDTEHSTGSARERARQKLHDLTGHHHHRHSSSMHSHHDWRHGKTSSDFSDNENEARPKERRSRKGTLTSSHQDILEKQMLEMIAKEARENGPRRPGGSGYVTPERQAGAGSYPPSRQHSRKASIAEVSESDERKSKDKPRFTPLHLQRPTRSSLEIPATARRSSFEIDSSLPNSPDGAVRGDPFIPALGGDLSPGSSRANSPTRNPFVKVRQIFRERSKERIDDRISEEKSSAEYVASAPRTPFEASPESSGERMSTDWRGPSRSPSRKVVQRQTGESHKSHRSVASVKLRSDDPGIRGLFKGARFDNVIRGGVSKLGDLIWRKESDTGDLLSEVEGTTTDESDTEQRGRRKRGEVPLSRTASIRSQGLRQQTTKTYLDVMPTFESASANKLRHTESEPAHLPDNSPPSASRKSPRFDRLKPPRIDIMNASPTSSPGSHKRLSDVSESGVLSGGGRIADVKEADKRLNSIIAMPPFVPDGRPGSASNRSRHWSISDHSPAPERAPMSKREVARLRALVLSSGIKAMEITRRANEPQFVFADRPRMSQNDFTVANVFWPEVAKLSPDPANVRSKAVSQTELYQFAAKTLGNSIQCAGQDWQKAADLFVSDTVPALHRRVEDVRRRVATDLSAMTRAAADEADETSRDLTLGQRLKIKHTLDVIETMLRRRRRRFRWVRRAMWLAVEWVLVGFMWYVWFVVMILRVFWGVGQGAVGAVRWLLWL, from the coding sequence ATGACGGAGAAGGATGCCGCCCAGCAGCGTGCCGTTCTGACGAGGAAGCTGAGCCCGCACTCCATGCCCGGCGATAGGGGAAGCAGCAGGGGTAGTTATGAGACGGGCGAGTCGAGTGCCACTGGCAGTATCCTCCACGACACGACGCTTTTGCCGTCCCCCGACGAGCCCAACGGCCGCCGTCCCCTTTCGTCCAGCCCTCGGGATGCGGAAGATACTAATGGATACCATGGGAAGGATACGAGGAAGCAACGTGCACAAAGGCATCGCTCTAACGGGGCCTTTTTACTTCAAGATGCCATCCGTCACGAAGATGACTCCGACAGGGACCAGGCACCTCGCTTGCGTCACGTACGCAACCTTCCACCCAGCCGCAGGACCAATGACCATATGAGAACATCCGACAAGTCAGGATCCAGTGCTGGTCGCGAAGCCGGGCTTGGGCTTGCAGGACTGGACAGCCCGGCCGGACAAGATGGCGACGTTTCCCCGACGCAGCCTACACACAACCTGACGGTCAGGAAACGAGATGCGCCGAATGGCAGGCCCCTTTCAGGAACGAACTTCACGCCGGCCGCGAACACGTTGCTCGATATCGACTCTGCCCAGATTGTGAACATGGCCCTTAACCTGAGCGAGTCACGGAGGCAGGTATCGCGGAGGATAGCACCGCCCCAGGCGGTCCCGACACTAGCTCAGCTTCCGGACGGGACGACAGGCGCCAACCTCAAAAGCCACTTACAACAACAAAGAAGAATATCGCGGACGAGGTCTCCAGGGCCCGACAAGGCACTGACCCCGCGACTGCCCTCTACCGGTGTCCTCAGCAGCCCCTTGCAGGCGACGTTCGACATGAGCCGTGAGGGCACCTTTCGTAACCATTTCACTGCGTCGACCCTGGCTCGAGCGCAAAAGGCAAAGGAGCATCTAGAGCTCATGGCCCAGTACAGGCGGTTCCTGGAGCTGGTGCCTCCCATACAaccacatcatcatcaaagCCGCCCGACGACTGCCAGCCCACCGACGTCTTCAGGAGGTGTTGCCAGAGTATCGACCTACGGTAGCTCCGATGGCACCGTACGGCTCGGTCGCCCGTACAACCCATTACAGTATATTCGAAACAGAAAGGTCCGCGCTCGAGAGCGCAAGGCCATCGATGGGGAGGGCCAAGGCTTTGGAGACATTATGAAAGTCGCCGACTGGGTCGATGAGGTTGCCAAATGGGCCGCAACGGGCCAAACGGGCGTAGATGGCTGCACACTTCCGCCTTtcgcagacgcagacgcgTCAGAGAACGCTCTTCAGCTGGCGGCGAACGCCAACAAACCACGCAGACCGAGGCTTGACTGGATCGTAGACGCAGCAGACCTGCTTGCCGATGCATACTGGTTGGAGCAGGACCACCATAAACAGTTGATCGAGGATCGCCATTGGCGGCGCATATTCCCCCAGAACGTCGACCTTCACAGACCTCTGTCCAGACAAAACGACGAACACGGGAGCGAATCCGGTCGAACGTCAGTTCACAGAGAGAGCGAAGAGTTGGGGCCCGCACTCGACCCCAGGACCAGCAACCCGAAGCTTGTCAAGTCGGATACGGAGCACTCCACAGGCAGCGCCCGGGAGCGCGCTCGCCAGAAGTTGCATGACCTCACgggtcatcatcatcaccgtcacAGCAGCTCGATGCACAGCCATCACGACTGGCGGCATGGCAAGACGTCCTCTGACTTTTCAGACAACGAGAACGAGGCAAGGccgaaggagaggaggagcCGGAAAGGCACACTCACTAGTAGCCATCAAGACATCTTAGAAAAGCAGATGCTCGAGATGATTGCCAAGGAGGCACGAGAGAATGGTCCCAGAAGGCCAGGCGGGTCAGGCTACGTGACTCCAGAGCGACAGGCTGGGGCTGGGTCTTATCCGCCATCCCGACAACACAGCCGAAAAGCATCCATCGCGGAGGTCAGTGAGTCTGATGAGAGGAAGAGTAAGGACAAGCCTCGCTTCACCCCGTTGCATCTCCAGCGTCCGACGAGGTCTAGTCTGGAGATTCCAGCAACGGCTAGGAGAAGCTCGTTCGAGATAGATTCGTCATTGCCCAACTCTCCCGACGGTGCAGTCCGTGGGGACCCTTTCATCCCGGCGCTTGGTGGAGATCTCTCACCAGGATCCAGCCGTGCCAACTCTCCTACGCGAAACCCCTTCGTAAAGGTCAGGCAGATCTTCCGCGAGCGCAGCAAGGAACGAATCGACGACCGCATCTCGGAGGAGAAGTCTAGCGCCGAGTATGTGGCCAGCGCGCCAAGGACACCGTTCGAGGCGTCGCCAGAATCCTCAGGAGAACGGATGTCAACAGACTGGCGAGGGCCGTCGCGAAGCCCCTCTCGCAAGGTCGTACAACGCCAGACGGGTGAAAGCCACAAGTCTCACCGCAGCGTTGCTAGCGTCAAGCTGCGCAGCGACGACCCTGGCATTCGAGGCCTCTTCAAGGGGGCTCGCTTCGACAACGTTATTCGCGGCGGAGTATCGAAGCTCGGCGATTTGATCTGGCGTAAGGAGTCGGACACTGGGGATCTCTTATCTGAAGTCGAGGGCACGACGACAGATGAATCGGACACAGAGCAGAGGGGCAGACGAAAACGAGGCGAGGTACCTctctcgaggacggcctcgatTAGGAGTCAAGGGCTACGCCAGCAGACGACCAAGACCTACTTGGACGTCATGCCCACCTTTGAATCTGCTTCCGCCAACAAGCTGAGGCACACGGAGAGCGAGCCAGCACACCTGCCAGACAActcgccgccttcggcgAGCCGTAAGTCGCCTCGTTTCGATAGGCTCAAGCCACCGCGCATCGATATCATGAACGCATCGCCAACCTCGTCACCAGGCTCGCACAAACGATTGTCGGATGTCTCTGAAAGCGGAGTGTTGTCTGGTGGTGGTCGCATAGCGGACGTCAAGGAAGCAGACAAGCGCCTCAactccatcatcgccatgcCGCCATTTGTCCCTGATGGACGCCCCGGATCTGCGTCCAACCGCAGCCGACACTGGTCCATTTCAGACCACAGCCCCGCGCCGGAACGGGCTCCCATGTCGAAGCGGGAAGTGGCCCGGCTTCGTGCGCTGGTCTTGAGCTCTGGCATCAAAGCCATGGAAATCACTCGTCGCGCCAACGAGCCTCAGTTCGTGTTTGCAGATCGGCCGAGGATGTCACAGAACGACTTCACAGTCGCCAACGTCTTTTGGCCCGAGGTGGCCAAGCTCAGCCCCGACCCGGCCAACGTGCGCAGTAAGGCCGTCTCCCAGACGGAGCTCTACCAGTTCGCGGCCAAGACCCTCGGCAACTCGATCCAGTGCGCCGGCCAAGACTGGCAGAAGGCGGCCGACCTCTTTGTGTCGGATACCGTGCCCGCTCTACACCGCCGCGTGGAAGACGTCCGCCGGCGCGTCGCCACGGACCTGTCCGCCATGAcgcgcgcggcggccgacgaggcggacgaaACGAGCCGCGACCTCACCCTGGGCCAGAGGCTGAAGATCAAGCACACGCTCGACGTCATCGAGACGATGCTGCGACGGCGCAGACGTAGGTTCCGCTGGGTCCGTCGCGCCATGTGGCTCGCGGTAGAATGGGTGCTCGTGGGCTTCATGTGGTACGTCTGGTTCGTCGTCATGATCCTGCGCGTGTTTTGGGGCGTTGGCCAAGGAGCCGTCGGGGCCGTGAGGTGGCTGTTGTGGTTGTGA
- a CDS encoding Putative thioredoxin-like protein, with translation MKTPPSAQNAKQNALALKRYLPRKLREAAEDEAAVEKGVGHDLTVYSFDRPNGQYGYTPFSIQLRLRLRHAGIQHKDRAANIFQAPKYRVPYVKLADSDELVGESQFIIKRLVQTGKLPDLNKELSPSDLAKDACIRAMLEDRAYFLVLYERWRGQYEMMWHDGPFAHFVWGAKQISTQAARGYVNSQLWFQGVGRYNDEEVKAFATDVVMSLNGFCETSLSKLSLDSRESREPFWILGGQRPSEADFIVYGNLATILGTTVNPVHAALIREKPALVEYVGRIHERFFGEYKSPVHS, from the exons ATGAAGACCCCTCCGTCAGCTCAGAACGCCAAGCAAAATGCTCTGGCTCTCAAGCGATACCTTCCCCGCAAGCTCAGGGAAgctgccgaggacgaggccgcggtgGAGAAGGGAGTCGGACACGACCTGACCGTTTACAGCTTCGATCGTCCCAACGGCCAATATGGGTACACGCCCTTCTCAATCCAGCtgcgcctccgtctccgccacGCCGGCATCCAGCACAAGGACCGTGCCGCCAATATCTTCCAGGCTCCCAAGTACAGGGTGCCGTACGTCAAGCTCGCGGACTcggacgagctcgtcggcgagtcGCAGTTCATCATCAAGCGCCTGGTGCAGACCGGCAAGCTGCCGGATCTTAACAAGGAGCTTTCTCCCTccgacctcgccaaggaTGCCTGCATCCGCGCCATGCTGGAGGATCGTGCCTACTTCCTCGTT CTGTACGAGAGATGGCGCGGCCAGTACGAGATGATGTGGCACGACGGTCCCTTTGCCCACTTCGTCTGGGGCGCGAAGCAGATCTCAACCCAGGCGGCCCGCGGCTACGTTAATTCGCAGCTGTGGTTCCAGGGCGTCGGCCGCTacaacgacgaggaggtcaaggcctTCGCAACGGACGTCGTCATGTCCCTCAACGGCTTCTGCGAGACGTCGCTGTCGAAGCTGAGCCTCGACTCGCGGGAGTCCCGGGAGCCCTTCTGGATCCTGGGCGGTCAGCGCCCGTCCGAGGCCGACTTCATCGTCTACGGCAACCTGGCCACCATCCTGGGGACCACTGT CAACCCGGTCCATGCCGCCCTCATCCGCGAGAAGCCCGCGCTGGTCGAGTACGTCGGTCGCATCCACGAGCGCTTCTTCGGCGAGTACAAGTCCCCCGTCCACTCTTGA